A stretch of Gasterosteus aculeatus chromosome 4, fGasAcu3.hap1.1, whole genome shotgun sequence DNA encodes these proteins:
- the slc43a1a gene encoding solute carrier family 43 member 1a produces MAASLLRAYRRRWWMAVTAVFENLLCSAVLLGWGSLLIMLKREGFYSHLCSENDSVVVSLGNSSGGEGEEWLSCVDQEEMLNLGFTIGSFLLSATTLPLGILMDRFGPRPIRLVGSLCFSLSCVVMALSAFNPHALSELIFLAVSLNGFGGICLTFTSLTLPNMFGSLSSTVMSLMIGSYASSAVTFPGVKLIYEAGVSFGVIMWMWAGLAGVVFLNCFINWPAEGFPTPDEVDYSKIEALQEPPSSGEKAAGEQLSLKNGDVRHSTEKLPNGTDAVPNATPFRRSVFSPIFLWSLITMGMTQLRIIFFMGAMNKMLEFLVTHGKEHPSEQMVIEAEEKVSFYSSIFGTLQLLCLATCPLIGYIMDWKMKDCEEEMPPRQPGTEQRQTAVPKRDRKIQKVTNAMRAFTFTNVLLLAFGCCCLIDSLPLQILTFILHTMVRGFIHSCCGGLYAAVYPSNHFGTLTGLQSMVSAVIALLQQPLFVVMVGSLNGDPYWINLGLILSSLGGFLLPGYLFYHRRQLLREKEARDQKAAQQETLALNNGATNGHKPHSNGVAAVEA; encoded by the exons ATGGCGGCCTCGCTCCTCCGGGCGTACAGGAGGCGCTGGTGGATGGCGGTGACGGCGGTATTTGAAAACCTGCTGTGTTCGGCCGTGCTGCTGGGATGGGGCTCCCTGCTCATCATGCTGAAGAGGGAAGGCTTCTACTCCCACCTGTGCTCAG AGAATGACTCCGTGGTGGTGTCTTTGGGGAACTCCTccggcggggagggggaggagtggcTCAGCTGCGTGGATCAGGAGGAGATGCTGAACCTGGGATTCACCATCGGGTCTTTCTTGCTGAGTGCCACCACGCTGCCTCTCGGCATCCTGATGGACAGGTTTGGGCCGCGCCCAATCCGCCTGGTGGGAAG TCTGTGTTTCAGTCTGTCCTGTGTCGTCATGGCCTTATCTGCCTTCAATCCTCATG ctCTGTCAGAACTTATTTTTTTGGCTGTCTCCCTGAATGGCTTTGGAGGCATCTGCCTGACCTTCACTTCCCTCACG CTTCCCAACATGTTTGGTTCTCTGAGCTCCACCGTCATGTCTCTGATGATTGGCTCCTACGCCTCGTCTGCCGTCACCTTTCCTGGAGTCAAG CTGATCTACGAAGCGGGCGTGTCCTTCGGGGTGATCATGTGGATGTGGGCGGGTCTGGCCGGCGTCGTCTTTTTGAACTGCTTCATCAACTGGCCCGCTGAAGGCTTCCCGACACCTGACGAGGTGGACTACAG TAAAATCGAGGCGCTGCAAGAGCCGCCTTCATCTGGCGAGAAGGCCGCCGGAGAGCAGCTGAGCCTGAAAAATGGAGACGTCCGACACTCGACGGAGAAGCTTCCTAATGGAACCGACGCTGTGCCGA atGCGACTCCCTTCCGACGGTCTGTGTTCTCTCCCATCTTCCTGTGGAGTCTGATCACCATGGGGATGACCCAGTTGAGGATCATCTTCTTCATGGGGGCGATGAACAAGATGCTGGAGTTTTTGGTCACCCACGGGAAAGAACACC caTCCGAGCAGATGGTGATTGAGGCAGAAGAGAAAG TGAGTTTCTACTCGTCCATATTCGGcacgctgcagctgctgtgccTGGCCACGTGTCCTCTGATTGGATACATCATGGACTGGAAGATGAAGGATTGTGAAGAGGAGATGCCCCCCCGCCAACCAGGCACAGAGCAGAG GCAAACCGCTGTACCCAAAAGAGACCGGAAGATCCAGAAAGTGACGAACGCCATGAGGGCCTTCACGTTCACCAACGTGCTGCTGCTCGCCTTCGGATGCTGCTGCCTCATCGACAGCCTGCCGCTACAG atCTTGACCTTCATCCTCCACACTATGGTCCGGGGCTTCATCCACTCGTGCTGCGGAGGCCTCTATGCTGCTGT ATACCCGTCCAACCACTTTGGCACCCTGACGGGCCTGCAGTCCATGGTCAGCGCTGTGAtcgctctgctgcagcagccgcTCTTCGTCGTCATGGTCGGGTCGCTGAACGGAGACCCTTACTGG aTCAACCTGGGCCTGATCCTCTCCTCATTGGGTGGTTTCCTGTTGCCGGGTTACCTGTTCTACCACCGCAGGCAGCTGCTGAGGGAAAAGGAGGCCAGAGACCAGAAGGCGGCCCAACAGGAGACGCTGGCCCTCAACAACGGCGCGACCAACGGCCACAAACCTCACAGCAACGGCGTCGCTGCCGTGGAGGCGTGA